A genomic segment from Pelobates fuscus isolate aPelFus1 chromosome 7, aPelFus1.pri, whole genome shotgun sequence encodes:
- the LOC134569305 gene encoding oocyte zinc finger protein XlCOF6.1-like, translating into MKKSFNKTTKDSSSPNSSNLSEPYMSTKEIINTKPFSCSECGKCFRWQSQIVIHQRTHTGEKPFSCAECGKCFSVHSGLVQHQRTHTGEKPFSCAECGKCFSAHSDLVKHQRTHTGEKPFSCAECGKCFSAHSGLAKHQRTHTGEKPFSCAECGKCFNWHAHLVLHKRTHTGEKPFSCSECGKCFNRHAHLVLHKRTHTGEKPFSCSECGKCFSHHSSLVNHQRTHTGEKPFSCAECGKCFSHHSALVKHQRTHTGEKPFSCSECEKSFSWHSNLVSHQRTHTGEKPFSCSECGKCFRGHAHLVKHQRTHTGEKPFPCSECGRWFRHNTTLVKHQRTHTGEKPFSCSECGKSFSGHSNLVTHQRTHTGEKPFSCGECGKCFNEHSNLKAHQRIHTGEKPFSSTEWRNSFVSEPDFVKHN; encoded by the coding sequence ATGAAGAAATCTTTTAATAAGACAACCAAGGATTCCAGCTCTCCAAACTCAAGCAATCTCTCAGAACCCTATATGTCTACAAAGGAGATCATAAACacaaaacctttctcatgttctgaatgcggaAAATGTTTTCGCTGGCAGTCACAAATTGttatacatcagagaactcacacgggagagaaacctttctcatgtgctgaatgtgggaaatgttttagcgtGCACTCAGGTCTTGTtcaacatcagagaactcacacaggagagaaacctttctcatgtgctgaatgtgggaaatgttttagcgcGCACTCAGATCTTGTtaaacatcagagaactcacacaggagagaaacctttctcatgtgctgaatgtgggaaatgttttagcgcGCACTCAGGTCTTGCtaaacatcagagaactcacacaggagagaaacctttctcatgtgctgaatgtgggaaatgttttaactGGCATGCTCACCTTGTTTTACacaagagaactcacacaggagagaaacctttctcatgttctgaatgtggaaaatgttttaacagGCATGCTCACCTTGTTTTACacaagagaactcacacaggagaaaaacctttctcatgctctgaatgtgggaaatgttttagccatCACTCATCTCTAGTtaatcatcagagaactcacacaggagagaaacctttctcatgtgctgaatgtgggaaatgttttagccatCACTCAGCTCTAGTTaagcatcagagaactcacacaggagagaaacctttctcatgctcTGAATGTGAGAAATCTTTTAGCTGGCACTCAAATCTTGTttcacatcagagaactcacacaggagagaaacctttctcatgttctgaatgtggaaaatgttttcgcGGGCACGCACATCTTGTTAAACATCAGAGAacccacacaggagagaaacctttcccatgttctgaatgtgggagatGGTTTAGACATAACACAACTCTAGTtaaacatcagagaactcacacaggagagaaacctttctcatgttctgaatgtgggaaaagtTTTAGCGGGCACTCAAATCTTGTTACACATCAGAGAacccacacaggagagaaacctttctcatgtggtgaatgtgggaaatgctttAACGAGCACTCAAATCTTAAAGCACATCAGAGAATCCACACAGGTGAGAAACCTTTCTCAAGTACAGAATGGAGAAATAGTTTTGTCAGTGAACCAGATTTTGTTAAACATAACTGA